A genomic window from Blastocatellia bacterium includes:
- a CDS encoding response regulator, translating into MAMNEEQGKILVIEDNRDSRDILAKLLRMSGYDVIAAGDGEAGLAAAIGQDPDLIITDIHMPNMNGIEFVQRVRRDHLLDKTPVLVVTAFGAHVAREAIDAGADAAAEKPFDFDGFLVTVGELIAKRKTVPGRQVEPFT; encoded by the coding sequence ATGGCCATGAACGAGGAACAGGGAAAGATACTGGTCATCGAAGACAATCGCGACTCGCGTGACATTCTCGCCAAGCTGTTGCGCATGAGCGGCTATGATGTGATCGCGGCAGGCGATGGGGAAGCCGGATTAGCGGCGGCCATCGGGCAAGACCCTGATCTAATTATCACAGACATCCATATGCCGAATATGAACGGCATCGAGTTCGTGCAGCGTGTGCGCCGAGATCACCTGCTCGACAAGACGCCGGTGCTGGTCGTCACCGCCTTCGGGGCGCATGTGGCGCGCGAAGCGATTGACGCCGGCGCGGACGCTGCCGCCGAAAAACCTTTCGATTTTGATGGCTTTCTGGTGACGGTCGGAGAATTGATTGCTAAACGAAAAACGGTGCCGGGCCGGCAGGTCGAGCCATTCACCTGA
- a CDS encoding lysylphosphatidylglycerol synthase transmembrane domain-containing protein, whose product MLKIAVSLGILAYIFLRVVDFNLLWKELITANPLYFAAAVLVYFLVQGLSTWRWHMLLKPQGLDVPFPRVLAYYFLGMYFNFFLPSAIGGDVVKVYYLNKETKQLSASASSVFFDRDIGMGGLVLIALVTALLAEPGRMSINGVPLVPIFALIAIGFLAANLAIFYRPTYNLLHRLLSLFKMKRVDDRVERLFNSVNVYRNRWGMITATMVISLGVQVGCAIVNLLAARAIGITEAGLADYMVFIPAIGLISMIPISVGGTGLREASYILMFSSVGVGRPQALALSILWLGVIAITSLPGGIVYIARGSGKADHIPPDVETLEAEASQDPGIGNKSGASFSTLPEQAEESPTTV is encoded by the coding sequence GTGCTGAAGATTGCCGTTAGCCTCGGCATTCTGGCCTACATCTTTCTGAGGGTGGTTGACTTCAACCTGCTCTGGAAAGAGTTGATCACGGCGAACCCGCTTTACTTCGCCGCCGCCGTCCTGGTCTATTTTCTCGTCCAGGGGTTGAGCACCTGGCGCTGGCACATGCTGTTGAAGCCACAGGGCCTGGACGTGCCGTTTCCAAGAGTCCTGGCCTATTACTTTCTCGGCATGTACTTCAACTTCTTCCTGCCCTCGGCCATCGGCGGCGATGTCGTTAAGGTCTACTACCTGAACAAGGAGACTAAACAACTGAGCGCCTCGGCATCGTCGGTCTTCTTCGACCGCGACATCGGCATGGGCGGGCTGGTGTTGATCGCGCTGGTGACGGCACTGCTCGCAGAGCCGGGGCGCATGTCGATCAACGGCGTGCCGCTGGTGCCGATCTTCGCGCTCATCGCCATCGGTTTTCTGGCCGCTAATCTGGCGATTTTTTACCGCCCGACCTACAACCTGCTGCACCGCTTGTTGAGCCTGTTCAAGATGAAACGGGTGGACGACCGTGTCGAGCGGCTGTTCAACTCGGTGAACGTCTATCGCAATCGCTGGGGAATGATCACGGCGACGATGGTCATATCACTGGGCGTGCAGGTTGGCTGCGCCATTGTGAACTTGCTGGCCGCCAGGGCCATCGGCATCACGGAGGCGGGGCTGGCCGATTACATGGTCTTCATACCGGCCATCGGCTTGATCAGCATGATTCCGATTTCGGTCGGCGGCACGGGCTTGCGCGAAGCCTCTTACATCCTGATGTTTTCTTCCGTGGGGGTCGGACGGCCCCAGGCGCTGGCGCTTTCGATCCTCTGGCTCGGCGTCATCGCCATCACCAGCCTGCCCGGCGGCATCGTCTACATCGCGCGCGGCAGCGGCAAGGCCGATCATATTCCGCCCGACGTCGAAACGCTTGAAGCCGAGGCTTCGCAAGACCCGGGGATCGGCAATAAGTCGGGGGCTTCGTTTTCGACGCTGCCTGAGCAAGCGGAGGAGAGCCCGACGACTGTCTGA
- a CDS encoding glycosyltransferase family 39 protein: MTGSFNRRHLLLVALLCLAAVPYFTRLGASSLWDANEAFYAETPRRMIESGDLINPSFNDQPRFNKPPLSYWVVALFYKLFGVSATAERLAIALGAILMIVTAFTLGRLLYSTEAGLYAALALAIAPRFLMFSRRIMIDVYMAMWMAAALLFFALAEARPSERKRYLILMYVAVGLGVLTKGPAAALLPALAVVIYLALHRELRRWREMMLPLGALIVAAIVSPWYLAIYEQHGWHYISTFILKDNLSRYTQPVWGPRRGVFFYIPVVLGDMFPWSLFLIPVLLLAARGWLQSSRLMARLRRNPERGVETTQANANEASAPSSARLERLCLIWVAVTVGFFSLSQNKEDLYILPIYPAAAALVGAFLARAIETPNSEAHIARPWRNWARWSAAAMGGLIAASGLGVLYLFAHSAADYQFDGARLIGAIAATGGLIALALSLFKRRRLAVLVTALTAVAFNLVFVARTLADFERFKPVRPFCELVRAEAPAAALVGYYRYAAPSMVFYLRRPVFEYYRPEELLDAWGSGRAVYCVMLADEYEALRPQLPTPARVLASRPVFQVKLKSILEKKEPPQLLLITNQGGAVFAE; the protein is encoded by the coding sequence ATGACTGGCTCGTTCAATCGCCGACATCTCCTGCTCGTCGCCCTGCTCTGCCTGGCGGCGGTTCCCTACTTCACGAGGCTTGGCGCATCGTCACTGTGGGATGCCAACGAAGCCTTCTACGCCGAAACGCCGCGCCGGATGATCGAATCGGGCGACCTCATCAATCCGAGCTTCAACGATCAGCCACGCTTCAACAAGCCGCCGCTTTCATACTGGGTGGTCGCCTTGTTCTATAAGCTGTTCGGCGTGTCTGCGACTGCCGAGCGGCTGGCGATTGCGCTGGGCGCAATCCTCATGATCGTCACGGCGTTCACGCTCGGGCGCTTGCTCTATTCGACAGAAGCGGGATTATACGCCGCCCTGGCCCTGGCCATTGCGCCGCGCTTTCTGATGTTTTCGCGCCGCATCATGATCGATGTCTACATGGCGATGTGGATGGCGGCGGCGCTCTTGTTCTTCGCCCTCGCCGAAGCGCGCCCCAGCGAGCGAAAGCGCTACCTCATCCTGATGTATGTGGCCGTGGGCCTGGGGGTGTTGACTAAAGGGCCTGCGGCGGCGCTGCTGCCGGCGCTGGCTGTAGTCATCTATCTGGCGCTGCACCGCGAGCTGCGGCGCTGGCGCGAGATGATGCTGCCGCTCGGCGCGCTGATCGTCGCCGCCATCGTCTCGCCCTGGTATCTGGCCATCTACGAGCAGCACGGCTGGCACTACATTTCCACGTTCATCCTGAAAGACAACCTGTCGCGCTACACGCAGCCGGTGTGGGGGCCGCGCCGCGGCGTCTTTTTTTATATCCCGGTCGTTTTGGGGGATATGTTTCCCTGGTCGCTTTTTCTCATTCCCGTCCTCCTGCTTGCCGCCCGCGGCTGGCTGCAAAGCTCACGGCTCATGGCACGCTTGCGCCGCAACCCAGAGCGAGGGGTAGAGACAACTCAGGCCAACGCGAATGAGGCGAGCGCGCCGTCAAGCGCGCGCCTCGAACGATTATGCCTGATCTGGGTAGCGGTGACCGTCGGCTTCTTTTCGCTGTCACAGAACAAAGAAGACCTCTACATCCTGCCGATCTATCCGGCAGCGGCGGCGCTGGTCGGCGCCTTTCTGGCGCGCGCCATCGAAACCCCCAATAGCGAAGCTCACATTGCCCGCCCGTGGCGCAACTGGGCGCGCTGGAGCGCGGCGGCGATGGGCGGCTTGATCGCCGCTAGCGGGTTGGGCGTTCTTTACCTTTTCGCGCACTCGGCGGCGGATTACCAGTTTGACGGCGCGCGCTTGATTGGCGCCATCGCGGCCACCGGCGGCTTGATCGCCCTGGCGCTCAGCCTGTTCAAGCGCCGGCGGCTGGCGGTGCTGGTGACGGCGTTGACCGCCGTCGCCTTCAACCTGGTATTCGTGGCACGAACGCTCGCGGACTTCGAGCGCTTCAAGCCTGTGCGCCCGTTCTGCGAGTTGGTTCGAGCCGAAGCGCCCGCCGCCGCGCTGGTCGGTTATTACCGCTACGCCGCGCCGAGCATGGTCTTCTACCTGCGGCGGCCAGTCTTCGAGTATTACCGGCCCGAAGAACTGCTCGACGCCTGGGGTTCGGGCCGCGCCGTCTATTGCGTGATGCTCGCCGATGAATACGAGGCGCTCAGGCCGCAATTGCCGACGCCTGCGAGGGTTCTTGCCAGCCGTCCGGTCTTTCAAGTAAAGTTGAAGTCTATACTGGAAAAGAAAGAGCCTCCCCAGTTGTTATTGATCACAAATCAAGGTGGTGCGGTATTCGCCGAATAA